The following coding sequences are from one Phormidium ambiguum IAM M-71 window:
- the recR gene encoding recombination mediator RecR: MVYTRPLARLIEQLQRLPGVGPKTAQRLALHILKRSDDEVQALAQALIEAKQQVGLCSVCFHLSAEPVCEICRNPNRDNHTICVVADSRDVIALEKTREFGGKYHVLGGVISPMDGIGPEQLNVSPLVRRVSQQKPKEVILAITPSVEGETTTLYVGQLLKPFTKVTRIAFGLPVGGDLEYADEVTLARALEGRREID; this comes from the coding sequence ATGGTATATACACGCCCTTTAGCTCGTTTGATTGAACAATTACAACGTTTACCTGGAGTTGGCCCCAAAACGGCACAACGCTTAGCTTTGCATATTTTGAAACGTTCTGACGATGAAGTACAAGCACTTGCCCAAGCTTTAATTGAAGCAAAACAGCAAGTAGGCTTATGTTCTGTTTGTTTTCACTTATCAGCTGAACCAGTTTGCGAAATTTGCCGTAACCCCAACCGCGATAACCATACTATTTGTGTAGTTGCTGATTCTCGTGATGTCATTGCTTTAGAAAAAACGCGAGAATTTGGTGGTAAATATCACGTTTTAGGCGGTGTAATTTCTCCAATGGATGGCATAGGCCCCGAACAATTAAATGTTTCCCCATTAGTGAGAAGAGTTAGTCAACAAAAGCCAAAAGAGGTAATTTTAGCTATTACTCCTAGTGTAGAAGGTGAAACAACTACTTTGTATGTTGGTCAATTATTAAAACCTTTTACTAAAGTTACACGAATTGCTTTTGGTTTACCAGTAGGCGGAGATTTAGAATATGCAGATGAAGTCACATTAGCCCGTGCTTTGGAGGGCAGAAGAGAAATAGATTAG
- a CDS encoding Npun_R2479 family HD domain-containing metalloprotein: protein MYNPTKYMIDGFVENLQAGYRRNYGGLKPDYADIIGWAANMALENIANSDALYHNVEHTIYVTLVGQEILWGKHIREGGVTCEDWLHCIISLLCHDIGFVKGVCRTDKPSERKYATGIDDVMITLPFGCTDASLNNYHVDRGKLFIQERFGCHKIINAEIIKKNIELTRFPVPKDEDHQDTKEYPGLVRAGDLIGQLSDPRYLQKISALFYEFEETGTNKTLGYKNPSDLRKNYPKFYWGVVYPFIEPALEFLDVTLEGKQILANLYSNVFRVEHSQIKEE from the coding sequence ATGTACAATCCTACAAAATATATGATTGATGGTTTTGTCGAAAACCTACAAGCTGGCTATCGTCGCAACTACGGAGGCTTAAAACCTGACTACGCTGATATTATTGGTTGGGCAGCAAACATGGCATTGGAAAACATTGCCAACAGCGATGCTTTATACCACAACGTTGAACATACAATTTACGTCACCTTAGTAGGACAAGAAATTCTTTGGGGTAAACATATCCGTGAAGGAGGAGTAACTTGTGAAGATTGGTTGCATTGCATCATTTCTCTATTATGCCACGACATCGGGTTTGTCAAAGGAGTTTGCCGCACAGATAAACCATCAGAAAGAAAATACGCCACAGGCATAGATGATGTGATGATAACACTACCCTTTGGTTGTACTGACGCAAGTTTGAATAACTATCACGTAGACCGAGGCAAACTATTTATTCAAGAACGTTTTGGCTGTCACAAAATTATTAATGCCGAAATCATCAAAAAGAATATTGAACTAACTCGTTTTCCCGTACCAAAAGACGAAGACCACCAGGATACAAAAGAATATCCCGGCTTAGTTCGGGCAGGAGATTTAATTGGTCAACTAAGTGACCCCCGTTATTTACAAAAAATTAGTGCTTTATTTTATGAATTTGAAGAAACAGGAACAAACAAAACTTTAGGTTATAAAAATCCCAGCGACTTACGGAAAAACTATCCCAAATTTTATTGGGGAGTAGTTTACCCTTTCATTGAACCAGCTTTAGAATTTCTTGATGTAACATTGGAAGGAAAACAAATTTTGGCTAACTTATACTCTAATGTATTTCGCGTAGAGCATTCTCAAATAAAAGAAGAATAA
- a CDS encoding MBOAT family O-acyltransferase — translation MTFVSLLYGVFLLAVLAIYWLIQSQWLRLWILLLASVAFYASIQIYYIPLLFALTFFNFRLGLILGKRSLLRLNSRDWQLSNQQWQAVQENWSKKRLRFLWLGIILNVVLLFGFKYVPFFLNSIASLFNLPVIKEQATSLNLQLIAPLGISFFCFECISYLIDVYRGAPATGNFLKFSTYKLFFPKLISGPITRYHHLASQLNTLRFPSTNQIVEGLWLIACGAVKKALIADRIGILVGVSFDNLERAGSGDLWLATFAYGLQLYLDFSGYVDIALGTALLMGLNLPANFDFPYFTTSIAEFWRRWHITLGDWLRNYLYFPLGGSRQGLWRTCLNLLIVMLIAGIWHGAAWGFVVWGAYHGIALVIHRLTETLSDNVSLLKKWWQTIPGILVAWAITQLMVFTSWIFFRLPNLKDAVWVFTHLWGHKADIQFADKVYLEAIGLQRAEIALLLWAIVGIMALIFALHRGLKLQLNWPIKIMFVPLSLYAVWMLAPKQGLPYIYFDF, via the coding sequence ATGACTTTTGTTTCCCTTTTATACGGCGTATTTCTGTTAGCAGTCCTAGCAATTTACTGGTTGATTCAAAGTCAGTGGTTGCGGTTATGGATATTATTGCTAGCTAGCGTAGCCTTCTACGCTTCGATTCAAATTTATTACATTCCGCTACTTTTTGCGCTTACCTTTTTTAACTTTCGTTTAGGATTAATTTTAGGTAAGCGATCGCTATTAAGATTAAATTCTAGAGATTGGCAATTATCTAATCAGCAATGGCAAGCAGTCCAAGAAAACTGGAGTAAAAAGCGCCTACGCTTTTTATGGTTGGGAATCATTCTGAATGTTGTCTTGCTGTTTGGCTTTAAGTATGTACCCTTCTTTTTAAATTCGATCGCATCTCTATTCAACTTACCAGTAATTAAAGAACAAGCAACTTCACTAAATCTACAACTAATTGCACCTTTAGGAATTTCCTTTTTCTGTTTTGAATGTATCTCCTATTTAATTGATGTTTATCGCGGCGCACCAGCGACCGGAAACTTCCTCAAATTTTCCACCTATAAACTCTTCTTTCCCAAACTAATTTCCGGGCCGATTACCCGTTATCATCACCTAGCATCACAACTAAATACCCTACGCTTTCCCAGCACCAATCAAATCGTCGAAGGACTGTGGTTAATTGCTTGCGGCGCAGTGAAAAAAGCCTTAATCGCCGATAGAATTGGCATTTTAGTTGGAGTCAGTTTCGATAATTTAGAACGCGCCGGAAGCGGCGATTTGTGGTTAGCAACCTTCGCTTATGGCTTACAACTGTACCTTGATTTTAGTGGTTATGTTGATATTGCCTTGGGTACAGCTTTGTTAATGGGATTAAACTTACCAGCTAACTTTGATTTCCCCTACTTTACTACTAGCATTGCGGAATTTTGGCGACGCTGGCATATTACATTAGGAGATTGGTTGCGGAATTACCTTTACTTTCCCCTTGGTGGTTCTCGACAAGGTTTATGGCGCACTTGTTTAAACTTATTAATTGTCATGTTAATTGCCGGAATTTGGCATGGTGCAGCTTGGGGATTTGTTGTTTGGGGCGCATATCACGGCATTGCATTAGTGATTCACCGCCTAACAGAAACCTTGTCTGATAATGTTTCCCTTTTGAAAAAATGGTGGCAAACTATTCCCGGAATCTTAGTAGCTTGGGCAATTACGCAATTAATGGTATTTACTTCTTGGATCTTTTTCCGCTTGCCTAATTTAAAAGATGCCGTTTGGGTATTTACTCATTTGTGGGGACACAAAGCTGATATTCAATTTGCAGACAAGGTATACTTGGAAGCGATCGGTCTTCAAAGAGCAGAAATCGCTTTATTACTGTGGGCAATAGTCGGCATCATGGCCTTAATTTTTGCCCTACATCGCGGCTTAAAGCTACAACTAAATTGGCCAATCAAAATTATGTTTGTCCCCCTCAGTTTGTACGCAGTTTGGATGCTAGCACCGAAACAAGGTTTACCCTATATCTACTTTGACTTCTAA